The segment TATGACCAATTTCCATTCGTAAATAAAACTTTAGTCTAATAACTGCCCTTTTAAAGCTGTTTTTTAAACCGTCGCCAATCAAAAGATAAACCGGGATCGGTTTTTCGCCCAGGGGCAATAAATTCATGCCCTGTTACACGATTTCGAGTAATGGCTGGGTAATTAGACATCAAAGATTGAGTCAATTTTGTCAGCATTTGATATTGCTCAGAAGTATACGGTAGGTGATCTGTGCCTTCCAATTCGATACCAATTGAAAAGTCATTACACTTATCCCGATCTTCAAACTTTGATACCCCCGCATGCCAAGCACGCTGATTAAAAGGTACAAACTGCACTATCTCACCATCTCGGCGGATCAAACAGTGAGCAGAAACACGAAACTGATGGATAATTTCAAAATACGGATCATCAGCAGGGTTTAATTGCCCAGTAAATAGCTGCTCAATATAAGGCCCACCAAATTTACCCGGTGGTAAGCTTATATTATGTACCACCAGCAATGACATCTCGTCATGAGGTCGCGCATCACAAAAAGGCGACGGCACATGCCTTGCTGTCTTTAACCAATGATCATCGTTAATCAATAACGTCATAATCCATCTTCTATTTACGTGTTACTAAAACCAAACAAGCACGTAAAGTATCATTAGCTTATATTGAAAAGCCAATTTCTTCTCATCGCTTTTGCCTATCGCAGTAATAGATAAAAACAACCAAATATTTCGTTATTAACATTCGATTAACCCGTATTCACTTTATCCCACTCCTTTCTCACGGTATGATTTGCACCATCATTCGCAGCACTTTTGCTGCTAAACGCGCAATGGATACAAGAAGACAGATATGGAACACAAACACGATAGCAGTGCCCGCCTCGCTTACCTAAAACAACTTCTCCCAATCGAGATCAGCCGTACTGTTGCCGACACACTTCGAGAAGATTTAGGTGGCGAGATTGATGCCAATCTCGATATTACTGCCAATCTAATTCCAGCCGATAGCCAAGGCGTTGCCACCATCATTACCCGTGAACATGGCGTATTTTGCGGAAAAATGTGGGCAGATGAAGTATTTAAGCAACTCGGTGGCGAAGTCACCATTGATTGGCACGTAGAAGATGGTGATGTAGTCGAGCCTAATCAAACCTTGTGTACCCTATCAGGCCCGTCACGAGCACTACTTACTGGCGAGCGTAATGCGATGAACTTTATTCAAACCCTATCTGGTTGCGCGACATTAACCGCCGAATATGTCAAACAACTGGAAGGCACCAACACTCGCCTACTTGATACCCGTAAAACCGTTCCTTGTCTGCGTAGCGCATTAAAATATGCAGTAACTTGTGGTGGTGGCTTTAATCATCGTATTGGCGTGTTTGATGCCTACCTAATAAAAGAGAACCACATCATTGCTTGTGGTGGTATTGAACAAGCAATTCGTACAGCAAAACAGCTAAATCCAAATAAACCCGTCGAAGTGGAAACAGAAAGCCTTGCAGAGCTAAAACAAGCCATTGAAGCCGGCGCTGATATTGTGATGCTGGATAACTTTACCTTAGCCATGATGCGTGAAGCAGTCGCGTTTAACGCAGGACGTGTGGCATTGGAAAACTCAGGTGATATAACCCTAAGCAATATCCGCGAATGCGCTGAAACGGGGGTGGATTATATTTCGGTAGGCGCACTGACTAAGCACGTTAAAGCGATGGATTTATCGATGCGTTTTAAGTAGCACCTCTCTAACATCAGATTTTTGTGACAAAAATATTTAACTGATACTTTTATTTACAAAGAAAGA is part of the Photobacterium angustum genome and harbors:
- the nadC gene encoding carboxylating nicotinate-nucleotide diphosphorylase, with the protein product MEHKHDSSARLAYLKQLLPIEISRTVADTLREDLGGEIDANLDITANLIPADSQGVATIITREHGVFCGKMWADEVFKQLGGEVTIDWHVEDGDVVEPNQTLCTLSGPSRALLTGERNAMNFIQTLSGCATLTAEYVKQLEGTNTRLLDTRKTVPCLRSALKYAVTCGGGFNHRIGVFDAYLIKENHIIACGGIEQAIRTAKQLNPNKPVEVETESLAELKQAIEAGADIVMLDNFTLAMMREAVAFNAGRVALENSGDITLSNIRECAETGVDYISVGALTKHVKAMDLSMRFK
- the ampD gene encoding 1,6-anhydro-N-acetylmuramyl-L-alanine amidase AmpD; translated protein: MTLLINDDHWLKTARHVPSPFCDARPHDEMSLLVVHNISLPPGKFGGPYIEQLFTGQLNPADDPYFEIIHQFRVSAHCLIRRDGEIVQFVPFNQRAWHAGVSKFEDRDKCNDFSIGIELEGTDHLPYTSEQYQMLTKLTQSLMSNYPAITRNRVTGHEFIAPGRKTDPGLSFDWRRFKKQL